ACCCCTTCGAATGCTTCCTTTTCGCTGATCAGTCCATCCCGACGTTTCAGCCAGAATTCCAAGACTGAACTGGCACGAAGAGTGACTTGCTCTAGCTCAGAGACATGCTGGGTCAATTCACCATCCGTCAATCCATCAAGCGCAGCATCTGTCGTTGCGCATAGCCGCCGAACAGACGAGAGATCTAGCTGGGGTGGGGGCGTGGCACCCCGACGGGTGCCTTTAGGGCGAGCAGGGGCCTGCCCCGTTGTGGATGTTTCGTCGCCTTCTTTGCGTGGTTGGGATTGCGAGGCATTGTTGTTCCCTGAGTTATCAATGTCCATAGACGGGAGAATGAGTTTCTTTTGCTTGGATGCTGGCAAAATCTCGTCCAGATCTACAGGTACACCCAGAGAGACCAGAAAGAGTCGGCGGATGCGAGATTTCACCCAATTTTGAGGCTGAAGTGGTGGCGGTGCGACGAGCTGCGACCACAATGAGAGGCTGCGCTCAGTGCTGAATATGGCGGAAGAATCAGGAATAGATTCgacaggaggaagagagctgaGATCTTTCACGGCGGGGAGAAGATCGTCTAGCGGGTCTGATAAAGCTGCAAGAAGGTCAGACGTCGATGTGAAGTCGTTAAAGTCGATCAGGGGAGGCTGGAAAGCTTGTCAGTCTAAGAGTCTGCGTTGATCGAATACTTGGCGTCTCTTACAACAGATATAGATGCTGGGGGCTGCTGAGGAAATGCGTTGCCAGCATCAGTCAGATGCCCAGGTACTTCAGGCTCCTGAAAGTCATCATCAAAATCGTCAAATCCCCCAAAATCGTCATTGTCATCCATGCCACCCTGATCATCCACGAACTCATCGAAATCATCACCAAACTCGTCATCAACCCCTGGATCTATGAAATCATCCTCTGCCCCCATAGCAGTAGACGGGGCGTCATCGGTGATCGTTTCCACGGTGTCGGGCAATGCATCGCTGGGCGATCTCTGGTGGGCCTTGGTTTGAGTTTGCGACTGGTCTTCTGCCGGTATTGTGTCAACCCTGGAGACTCGTGTCTCCGGGATAGGTTGATGGCCGGCATTCAAAGTGTctgattcttcttttgtcGCCTCCGTGAGGTCCCGGGTTTTCTCATCAGGCGAGACCCTCGCGACAATGTCTGGCACTGCGTCTGCTCGGCGTTTATCATAAGCTTCTGTACCGGGCACTTCTCCATGACTTGGCGCATCTGGATCTATTTTCTCAACGACAGTTCGCGGTATTTCTGAGCCGCCTGGGGTCAAGGGTCGGTCCTGCGACCCCGCCGGAGAAGGATTCCTGCTTCTCGTGTTGTCTGGAACCACCTCGATTTCGTCGGGAACTGCATCTTGTATACGTTTCTCATATGCATCTGTGCCCGGTATCTCGCCATGCAGAGCACTGTTGTCGACTCGCTCAACCCGAGTGAGTGGGATAGGAGAGGTTCGCCCAGACTGTGGCAACTCTGTTTGCAGATTTGACTGCCCCTCGCTGGCATTGGAGGGCACTACCTCGATTTCGTCGGGCACCGCATCCTGTGTCCTTTTTTGGAAGGCGTCTGTGCCAGGCATCTCTCCATATTGAGCACTATCATCAACTCGTTCTACTCGAGTGATTGGAATAGGAGAAGCCCGTCCTGACTGTGGCAATTCTGCCTGACGATTCGACTGCCCCTCGCTGATATCCGAGGAGAGAACCTCGATTTCATCGGGAACTGCGTCCTGTATCCGTTTCTCGTATGCTATCGTTCCGGGTATCTCGCCGTGGTGGGCGCTGTCGTCGATTCGCTCCACTCGAGTAACGGGGATAGGAGAAGCTCGCCCAGACTGCGGCGATCTTGTCTGTAGATTTGAGTGCCCCTCGCTGGCGTCTGAAAAATGGTCCTCGTCGCTGTCTGGGGCTGAAATCACCAAAAAAATCTTAGTCTTCTCTCTTCACTGGAGTTGCAAAACAGTGGCCCAGAGGGCAACCTACCATTGTTCCCAGCTCCAGagtcctccttctcaacgGTCTCACTGGGAGGTTGGAGATAGGTGGGGGAATCGGATGACGCGGCCGACATACTCGCGATATAGGGATTACCGTTCGTACATGGGTAAGAATCAGAGGTTCAAAGTCAACAGAGGCAGAATCTACCCTCAATGGCAAGGAAGTATAAAGTTAGATTGTCTGTAGCGCCAGAGTGACGACGGTGGTACCTCCAAGCAGTCGATTCGAGTCCAGAACACGAAGGCCTTAGGCATCCAAGAAGCAATGAGGCAGGAGAATGGCGGCCTGTTGTTTGAGGCAGCAATGCGCGCAACCTCACTTGCTCCAATCTCCTGCTAAATTATTATTGTCGTTGTTGTCCTCCACCTTTCATCTCACGAACCCGCCTCGTggcactctttttttttccaaacaGAGCTTTGGTACCTTGTCTTCAGGAGCGCAGACTCGTGACTCGTATCGGCCACACCACCGGCGAATAACTTTCGACCTCCTGCGGCCCTCGTTGGCATCGGCCCGTTCCCTTCATTGCCTTCTCACCTGAGGCTAAGCTTGCTGTTTCTTTTCTGACCACAACGCACAATCGCCATGGCATTCAGCTTTGGTGGACAGGGCTCTGATGGAGCTTCTAAACCTAGCATTTTCGGCTCCAATGGCAGTGCCTTCGGTTCGAACAATCAGACTGGCTCAAACACTGCGTCaggtggaggaggacttTTCGGCAATGTAGGCGCGCCCGCCGCTGGAAGCACGACACCTTCGATCTTTGGCGCAGCGTCTTCAGGCACTCAGAGCCCTTCGATCTTCGGTACTGCCGGTAAGACTGCTGCTGCCACTCCTCCCGCAACCTCGTCTGGTTTCTCTTTCGGCGCTGCAAACCCGACCACCAGCACGACCACCCCAGGACAGCCAGCCACGAGTGGATTATTTGGCGGCGCCGGGGCTGCGAAGTCCTCGAGCAATTTGTTCGGGGCTGGAGCTGGCTCTTCCGCTACGGCAACCCCCTCCGGTGGCTCTTTGTTCGGCAATAACTCAACTACCCCCGCTGGGCCACCGCCAGGATCAAAGGCACCTTCTCTGTTCGGAGCTTTGAACACCGGTTCTTCTGCCACTCCATCCTCGACTCCCGCAACATCATCTACGACGCCGGCTGTTGCGCAAACACAATCATCCGGTTTGTTTGGAGGGGCCACCTCTGGCGCAGCGAAGCCTCCAGCATTCACTGCGCCCTCGTCCGGTGGTGGTCTGTTTGGCAACAACAGCAAGCCGGCTGAATCTGCCACCCAGAACACCGCCGCAGCGCCGGCGTCTAAGCCATTGTTTGGAGCCGCGCCTGCAGCAACCTCTACAGGCGGAGACTCAACACCCAAGCCCGCGTTTTCTTTGGGAGGAGCCCCGTCCGTCACCGGTAATGCTACTTCCCAGCCTGCGTCTAATCTTGGTGGAGCCGCTTCTACTGGAGGTGAGGCTCGTAAACCCACCTTCTCCCTCGGAGGAGCGACCACAGCGCCACCATCCAACACAGCATCCACTGCCACTCCTCAAAAGTCTCTCTTCCCAGGACTCGGAGCCACCTCGTCCGCGGGTGCTGGCCCTACTACCACCAGTGCTTCCACCGGAAGCTCCATGTTCTCTGCCTTGGGTGGTGCTAAAACCACGGCAACTGCCACTCCTGGGACCACAGCCACATCTACCACTCCTACTGCTACTCCCGCCGCTGGATCGAGTCTTTTTTCCAAGCCCGCTGGAGATCAGTCCTCATCGCAAGCCCCTGCTGCCAACGCCTCCAAAGATAAACCTGCCTTTGGGGTCGCTCCCGCCGGTGCCGCTAGCACTGGCGCCGCTGCTCTCGGCCAATCTACTGCTGGGCCCGCTCCCCCGGCCCAGTCTCGTCTGAAGAACAAAACCATGGATGAGATCATCACTCGTTGGGCGACCGATCTCACAAAGTACCAAAAGGATTTCCGCGAGCAGGCTGAGAAAGTCGCCGAATGGGATCGCATGCTTGTGGAGAATGGAACCAAGGTGCAGAAGCTCTATGGTAACACGGTTGATGCAGAGCGTGCTACCCAGGAGGTGGAACGCCAATTGTCCTCCGTCGAGGCCCAGCAGGATGAGTTGAGCTCATGGCTTGATCGATATGAAAGGGAGGTCGACGAGATGGTCTCGAAGCAGGTCACACCTGGCGAACAGGGCCCTGATCAAGAACGTGAAAAAACGTATGCATTCCCACCCCAGATGTGCAGGTGTCTGAATGACTGGAGGACTAATGACTGCATGACCACAGATACAAACTCGCTGAGAAGCTCTCTGATCGTCTGGACGAGATGGGTAAAGATCTCACCAGTATGATCGAAGAGGTCAACGGGGCTTCTGCAACGATCAGCAAGACGAATCGGGCCGACGAACCAGTAAGTTTTCCGTTCAAGGCCTtagtctcttcttcctttttgaaGGAGTACTCGTCAACGGGAAGAACCTTTTGCTGACATTTTTTCAACTCTTGCTCCAGATTTCCCAAATTGTTCGCATTCTCAACTCGCACCTGTCGCAGCTGCAGGTCATTGATCAGGGGACCTCAGAGCTGCAGGCCAAGGTTGCAGCTGCTCAGAAGGCCGGCcagtccatctcctcgcgcCTCGGGTATGGGTTTGCCAGCCCTGCTATgggcggtggtggtagtgCCGCTGATGATTTCTATCGGTCGTATATGGGTAGACGGTAGACTTTTGACGTCCATCAACGCTTTCCTATGGTTGTCGGGTGTTTGTTGTTTAATCTGCACAAAtagggggggaaggggtCATTTCTGGGCGGGAGTCTTGGGGTCTTCTTCGGGGCCTCGGTCCGCACGAGCCCTGCCAGTACTTGGACGAGGCTCATCGTATTTCTAATCGCATATTTGAAGCCTCTAATTCCAACATACCGTCGGAGATGGCCCTTTTTTTCGATTCGACCCAACAAAGAAACCATGTGAAAACATAGTAGTTGACGTTCCTTTGTACCCCCGTTGACAGATTCCTCGTGAGTCACCTGTAGAGTCAGGGGGTcattgtttctttctttgcaACATGTATATCTGTGGTACCTTGATCAGGGACCATGTGATGCGTCCGTCCGGAAGAATGGAGTAATTTGACTGTTCAACTAGCTTGCCCTTAAGGTGGGAGGGCCATCGGGGTCTCTGACTTGTAAATCGAGGCACATTTCTCATCCATCCAATCTCACTCTCTCCTATGGCACTAGGTATGCTTCTCGGTACGCTTTGCGCTAGGTAATGCCCATATCTGGAAGTCGACTCGTGAACTAACTCGTCTCTCCCGCGGCatcccattttttttctctcgctcaTGCACCATCCCTACCCGATACTAACCAACCACCCTGGATCTATGCAATTCCTATTCAATAAGAAGCACtgctcatcatctccgctTCCGAGCATATCATCAGATCAGGAGTGACCCTGCATGGAGGGATATGATGATACCACATCTTCCGAGTCCAGTGCATTCGTCATGCAAGAGGTCACACAGTTTCCGCTAGCGGCGGGGTTCTCTCTTGGCTCATGAGATGCATCGATTCTCTGTTGAGCCTAAACTTCTAACCGGTCagtgcatcatcatcatcacgcGACTCACGTGGCAAGGTCAAAGCCGTCCCCGACTGACAAAGTGTCCCATGAAGCTTCCCTTGCCCTCATGCTCGCTGAATGTGACTCGAAATGAGTGATTGAATCGCAATCTCCATCTTCCGAGAGAGTCAACTGGATCTCTCCTCCAGGCCGTGACCTCGACTGCCTTGGCACCAGCCACGAGTAGGTGCCTACCTTGAAGTTAGTACCAGTACGCCGCGGGGCGTGACTAAGCCCTCCGCATTCCCAATTGGCAACCAAAATTCGCGGCTGGACGGGGATGGGACGCCCACGAGGTCCACTCGGCGATgcttccctctttctccatttcCCCGCATCGAAAACCTGCCTGTGCATCGAGGTGGTCATTCTTTACTGTTCACTCGTTGCATTGCGGTGTGGGTGTCGGTGTATATTCTTATAGAAGGAGGGCTATGCGCTGAGTTCTGTGGCAGATCTGCCTCTTGCTCTACTTGAATGCACCAGCAGAATGCGACCCTCGGCCTGCACTGAGGTCCCGGCCGGACGCAGAGGGTCCACGCTCTTTGTTCTGATGTTTCC
The nucleotide sequence above comes from Penicillium oxalicum strain HP7-1 chromosome II, whole genome shotgun sequence. Encoded proteins:
- a CDS encoding Nucleoporin NSP1: MAFSFGGQGSDGASKPSIFGSNGSAFGSNNQTGSNTASGGGGLFGNVGAPAAGSTTPSIFGAASSGTQSPSIFGTAGKTAAATPPATSSGFSFGAANPTTSTTTPGQPATSGLFGGAGAAKSSSNLFGAGAGSSATATPSGGSLFGNNSTTPAGPPPGSKAPSLFGALNTGSSATPSSTPATSSTTPAVAQTQSSGLFGGATSGAAKPPAFTAPSSGGGLFGNNSKPAESATQNTAAAPASKPLFGAAPAATSTGGDSTPKPAFSLGGAPSVTGNATSQPASNLGGAASTGGEARKPTFSLGGATTAPPSNTASTATPQKSLFPGLGATSSAGAGPTTTSASTGSSMFSALGGAKTTATATPGTTATSTTPTATPAAGSSLFSKPAGDQSSSQAPAANASKDKPAFGVAPAGAASTGAAALGQSTAGPAPPAQSRLKNKTMDEIITRWATDLTKYQKDFREQAEKVAEWDRMLVENGTKVQKLYGNTVDAERATQEVERQLSSVEAQQDELSSWLDRYEREVDEMVSKQVTPGEQGPDQEREKTYKLAEKLSDRLDEMGKDLTSMIEEVNGASATISKTNRADEPISQIVRILNSHLSQLQVIDQGTSELQAKVAAAQKAGQSISSRLGYGFASPAMGGGGSAADDFYRSYMGRR